From a single Miscanthus floridulus cultivar M001 chromosome 8, ASM1932011v1, whole genome shotgun sequence genomic region:
- the LOC136473057 gene encoding uncharacterized protein translates to MLGFLHNERVVNEAFSARFVRTSASCPPLDTQRGWLALDARGGRVLLHHRADEHAGRVLFDRDDAVSVGIRIAVWDPLSLPAAAAATWSCPSPSCRGARSAGTPRCSAVTRTASRTTPAGPSASYWWARTTRGPSLAYTPR, encoded by the coding sequence ATGCTGGGGTTCCTCCACAACGAGCGCGTCGTGAATGAAGCCTTCTCCGCCCGCTTCGTCCGCACCTCCGCGTCCTGCCCGCCCCTCGACACCCAGCGCGGCTGGCTCGCGCTCGACGCGCGCGGAGGCCgcgtcctcctccaccaccgcgccGACGAGCACGCCGGCCGCGTCCTCTTCGACCGCGACGATGCGGTTTCTGTGGGGATTCGCATCGCCGTCTGGGACCCTCTCTctctgccggcggcggcggcggctacctGGAGCTGCCCGTCCCCGTCCTGCCGCGGCGCCCGCTCAGCTGGAACGCCGCGCTGCTCTGCTGTGACCAGAACGGCCTCCAGGACCACGCCGGCGGGTCCTTCCGCGTCATACTGGTGGGCACGGACCACGAGGGGACCTTCGCTTGCGTATACTCCTCGTTAG